Proteins found in one Lycium ferocissimum isolate CSIRO_LF1 chromosome 6, AGI_CSIRO_Lferr_CH_V1, whole genome shotgun sequence genomic segment:
- the LOC132061323 gene encoding uncharacterized protein LOC132061323 — translation MALHMNIQELLVIGDSDLLINQVKGNWATKNDKILPYVSLVQRLCGRFKSIDFRHTPRAQNELADALATIASIIQHPESTYIDLLEITLREGTAYCAHVEAEPDGQPWYADIKAYLEKKEIIPQRVQQIKRRPSGG, via the coding sequence ATGGCGTTGCACATGAACATACAGGAGTTGTTGGTAATCGGGGACTCCGATTTGctcataaatcaagtaaaaggaAATTGGGCGACCAAAAACGATAAGATACTCCCATATGTGAGTCTGGTACAAAGATTGTGCGGGAGATTCAAGAGTATTGACTTTAGGCATACCCCAAGGGCTCAAAATGAGCTCGCAGACGCACTGGCTACAATAGCGTCTATAATCCAGCACCCTGAGAGTACCTACATTGATCTATTAGAGATCACACTGAGAGAAGGGACGGCTTACTGCGCCCATGTCGAGGCCGAGCCAGATGGCCAACCATGGTATGCTGACATTAAGGCCTATCTGGAAAAAAAGGAGATTATCCCCCAGAGAGTTCAGCAAATCAAAAGAAGACCATCAGGCGGTTAG